Within Alcaligenes sp. SDU_A2, the genomic segment TGGTCTTGCTGGCTATTCCATCCATTTTTGCCGGTATCTGGTTTGTCGATCCGCTGCTGTTCGGCTCTTTCTTTGACGGTATCGTCAGGGTTCTGCCCGAGCACCCTGCAATGGCAACGCTGGAGCACCACTGGACAGACTGGATGGCCTATGCCTTGCACGGCTTTGTTACCGTACCGTTCTGGCTGGTCGTGGCCGGCGCCGTCGTGGCCTGGTATATGTACCTGGTCAATCCGGCCCTGCCTGCCGCCATCAAGAAAAATTGCTCCTTCATCTACCGTATCCTGGAGAACAAGTACTACGTTGACTGGTTCAACGAACAAGTGCTGGCTCGCGGCGTTCGCTGCCTGGGTACTGGCTTGTGGAAGGGCGGCGACCGCGGTCTGATCGACGGCCTGCTGGTCAATGGTAGTGCCCGCGTGGTGGGCTGGGTGGCTGCAGTCACCCGTCACCTGCAGTCGGGTTATGTCTACCATTACGCCTTTGCCATGATTCTGGGCATCTTGGCGCTCTTAACCTTTTTTGTACTGACGGTTCGGTAAATGGCTAGCGATATGGCGTCTTCTACTCTTCCTTGGTTAACGCTGGCGATTTTCGTACCTATCGTCGCCGGTCTGCTGGTGCTGGCTTTGGGGCGCGATGACCGCCCCGAGTTCACCCGCTGGCTGGCGCTGCTGGGCTCGATTGCCGGCCTCATTGTCACCATTCCCTTGTATACCGGCTTTAATCCGGGCACAGCCGACATGCAGTTTGTCGAGCTGGCTCCCTGGATCGATGCCTTCAAGATTAACTACCACTTGGGCGTGGACGGCATTTCGATGTGGTTCGTGCTGCTGACGGCCTTCATCACGGTGATCGTGGTGCTGGCCGGCTGGCAAGTCATTACCAGTCGTGTTGCCCAGTACATGGGTGCCTTCCTGATCCTGTCGGGCTTGATGGTAGGCGTATTCGCTGCGCTGGACGGCCTGCTGTTCTACGTGTTTTTCGAGGCCACCCTGATCCCGATGTATCTGATCATCGGCGTGTGGGGCGGTCCGAACCGCGTGTATGCCGCCTTCAAGTTCTTTCTGTACACCTTGTTCGGCTCCTTGCTGACCCTGGTTGCATTCATCTACCTGTGGAATGCATCGGGCGGTTCGTTCGACATCCTGAGCTGGCATGACACCAAGCTGGGCTATACCGCCCAGGTGTTGATCTTTGCTGCTTTGTTCATGGCTTTTGCCGTGAAAGTGCCTATGTGGCCTGTGCATACCTGGTTGCCCGATGCACACGTGGAGGCACCGACCGGCGGCTCCGTGGTGCTGGCCGCCATCATGCTCAAGCTGGGTGCTTATGGTTTCCTGCGTTTCTCCCTGCCCATCGCTCCGGATGCGTCCCAGGGTCTGGCCGGCATCATCATCGCCTTGTCGCTGGTTGCCGTGATCTACATCGGCCTGGTCGCCATTGTCCAGGACGACATGAAAAAGCTGGTGGCCTATTCCTCTGTGGCCCACATGGGTTTTGTCACCCTGGGCTTTTTCGTGTTCAACACCACGGGCATGGAAGGCGCGATCATGCAGATGATCTCGCACGGTTTCGTCTCCGGTGCCATGTTCCTCTGTATCGGCGTCTTGTATGACCGACTGCATTCGCGTCGCATCGATGATTACGGCGGTGTAGTCCACGTGATGCCGCGTTTCGTGACCTTTTTCGTGCTGTTTTCCATGGCCAACAGCGGCCTGCCCGGTACCAGTGGCTTCATCGGCGAGTTCACTGTCATCATGGGCGCGGTCGAGTACAACTTCTGGATCGGTCTGCTGACCGCAACGGCCTTGATCACTGGTGCGTCCTATTCGCTGTGGATGCTCAAGCGCGTGGCCTTCGGCCCGGTCGGCAACGATAACGTCGCCGGCATGAGCGATCTGAGCGGTCGCGAGTTCTTCGTTCTTGGCGTAATGGCGATTGCTGTGTTGGGTATGGGTGTTTATCCAAAACCATTCACCGATGTCATGCACGTTTCGGTTGAAGCGCTGCTGCAACACGTGTCCATCTCGAAACTGTAGGCCGAAAGACAATGGAAACTACCTTCAATTTTTCTTTGGCACTGCCCGAGATTCTGCTTCTGGTGCTGGCTTCGTGTGTGCTGATTTTTGACTCTTTCAGCGCCCACAAGCAGCGTCACAATACGTTCGTACTCAGTCTGGGTACGCTGGTGGTGGTGGCTCTGAGCGTGGCCTGGCAATGGTCGCAGGGCATGAGCGGGGTCTCCTTCGGCGGCCTGTACGTGGTGGACGAGCTGTCCCACTTCTTGAAACTGCTGTCCTGCGTGGCCGTGGCCGCCACCCTTATTTACGGCCGCGACTATGCCGAGCAGCGCACGATGCTCGATCGCGGCGGCGAGCTGTACACGCTGACGCTGATGGCCCTGCTGGGCCAGATGCTCATGATCTCGGCCAACAGCATGCTGACGGTGTACCTGGGCGTCGAACTCATGTCCTTTGCGCTTTATGCCTTGGTGGCCCTGCGTCGCGAACATCGCCAGTCCATTGAAGCAGCCATGAAGTACTTTGTGCTGGGCGCGCTGGCTTCCGGGGTTCTGCTGTACGGCATGTCCATGATCTACGGCGCTACCGGCCAGTTGGAGCTGCCGCGTATTGCCGAAGTCATCACGGCCGGCAAGGCCGAGCGCCTGGCCCTGGTGTTTGGCGTTGTGTTCGTGGTGTCCGGTCTGGCCTTCAAGTTGACGGCAGCGCCTTTCCATATGTGGACCCCCGACGTTTATCAAGGTGCCCCAACGATCGTCACCCTGGTGATCGGCGCAGCACCCAAGCTGGCTGCCTTTGCCATCACCCTGCGCTTCCTGGTCGAAGGCCTGCACGGCATTGCCGTGGATTGGCAGCCCATGTTGCTGGTGCTGGCCGTTGTTTCGCTGGCCTTGGGTAACCTGACCGCCATCGTGCAGAAGAACCTCAAGCGGATGCTGGCGTATTCCACCATCTCGCACATGGGCTTTATCTTGCTGGGTCTGCTGGCCGGTGTGTTCGACGGTCAGACTCATATGCAGGCTTACGGCGCTTCGTTGTTCTACGTCGTGATCTATGTCCTGACCACGCTCAGCACCTTCGGTCTGATCTTGCTGATGAGCCGTCGTGGTTTTGAATGCGAAAATATCGATGACCTGAAAGGCTTGAACCGTCGCAGCCCCGGCTTTGCTCTGGTGTGGCTGCTGTCCATGTTCTCGCTGGCCGGTATTCCTCCGTTGGCCGGCTTTGCCGCCAAGCTCAGCATTTTGCAGGCTGTGATCGGCGCGGGATATATTTGGCTGGCCGTATTCGCCGTTATCATGTCCCTGATCGGTGCCTTCTATTACCTGCGCGTTGTCAAAGTAGCGTACTTCGACGAGCCTGAAGGCGAAGAGCAGCCCTTGGCAAGCGGCGTACTGACCAAAGCGGTCATGCTGGTTAACGGCGTGTTGATCATCGGCCTGGGTCTGTTGCCTGGTGGCCTGATGGATACCTGCATCCGCGTGATCCAGGCTTCCTTGACATTCTGATAGAGGCGCATCATGGACCAAAGTCTTTCCATCTGGGTATTGGTTGTACTTGCCTTGATTACGGCTAATCTGCCGTTTTTTGTGGAAAAGCCCTTGCTGGTGCTACCTTGGTCCATACCTGGGCAAGCTCCCCATCCGGCCTGGTTGCAGCTTCTGGGTGGCGTGGCGTATTTGGCTGTGGTCGTGGCCCTGGGGCTGGGTATCTACAGTGTGATCGGCCACTCTTCCGCTTTGAGCTCTAAGCCGGCGCTGTTAGGCAAGGTGGCGCTGGTTTTGGCTTTGGCCGCCGCGGTATTTTATTTTCCGGCCTGGCGCGCCCGTGGGCAAAAGACTCACAAGAGTTTTTTTTCCCGCCTGCTGGAGGTCTGTGCTTTTTACGGGATAGTGGGTGCGTTGGGCTTCGGATTTGAAGCCAGCATCGGTAATCCGTTCAGCCAGACCTGGGTGTTTTACACCATTACCTTTGCTCTATTTCTGGTGTTGGCTTATCCGGGCTTTGTCTATCGCTATCTGATG encodes:
- the nuoN gene encoding NADH-quinone oxidoreductase subunit NuoN, which translates into the protein METTFNFSLALPEILLLVLASCVLIFDSFSAHKQRHNTFVLSLGTLVVVALSVAWQWSQGMSGVSFGGLYVVDELSHFLKLLSCVAVAATLIYGRDYAEQRTMLDRGGELYTLTLMALLGQMLMISANSMLTVYLGVELMSFALYALVALRREHRQSIEAAMKYFVLGALASGVLLYGMSMIYGATGQLELPRIAEVITAGKAERLALVFGVVFVVSGLAFKLTAAPFHMWTPDVYQGAPTIVTLVIGAAPKLAAFAITLRFLVEGLHGIAVDWQPMLLVLAVVSLALGNLTAIVQKNLKRMLAYSTISHMGFILLGLLAGVFDGQTHMQAYGASLFYVVIYVLTTLSTFGLILLMSRRGFECENIDDLKGLNRRSPGFALVWLLSMFSLAGIPPLAGFAAKLSILQAVIGAGYIWLAVFAVIMSLIGAFYYLRVVKVAYFDEPEGEEQPLASGVLTKAVMLVNGVLIIGLGLLPGGLMDTCIRVIQASLTF
- a CDS encoding DUF2818 family protein, with translation MSSKPALLGKVALVLALAAAVFYFPAWRARGQKTHKSFFSRLLEVCAFYGIVGALGFGFEASIGNPFSQTWVFYTITFALFLVLAYPGFVYRYLMRHPKGKFE
- a CDS encoding NADH-quinone oxidoreductase subunit M; this translates as MASSTLPWLTLAIFVPIVAGLLVLALGRDDRPEFTRWLALLGSIAGLIVTIPLYTGFNPGTADMQFVELAPWIDAFKINYHLGVDGISMWFVLLTAFITVIVVLAGWQVITSRVAQYMGAFLILSGLMVGVFAALDGLLFYVFFEATLIPMYLIIGVWGGPNRVYAAFKFFLYTLFGSLLTLVAFIYLWNASGGSFDILSWHDTKLGYTAQVLIFAALFMAFAVKVPMWPVHTWLPDAHVEAPTGGSVVLAAIMLKLGAYGFLRFSLPIAPDASQGLAGIIIALSLVAVIYIGLVAIVQDDMKKLVAYSSVAHMGFVTLGFFVFNTTGMEGAIMQMISHGFVSGAMFLCIGVLYDRLHSRRIDDYGGVVHVMPRFVTFFVLFSMANSGLPGTSGFIGEFTVIMGAVEYNFWIGLLTATALITGASYSLWMLKRVAFGPVGNDNVAGMSDLSGREFFVLGVMAIAVLGMGVYPKPFTDVMHVSVEALLQHVSISKL